In the Xiamenia xianingshaonis genome, one interval contains:
- a CDS encoding protein kinase domain-containing protein has protein sequence MKALSLDGASGIVYEALSHDLYGTKAATPARLTIKECYPLDAAPYLQRSGKRIQLAQNAPMFAKLSFEESLERFDWAIAVHTSLHQGKAKEFVSTPIHYLKENGTAYLVSDASDGFTLDRTIGKMSGPERIAMLASLCDAVIAVHGCGYYCLDLKPTNIITFQGAAGARTKAVLFDFDSTLAKGTKAERETSVLGTKNWSGYEVFHPGRRGIDMRTDLYSIGAILLWMAYGRPPTTTEVIHARGSWNADEVLKDPAFSDFGSRAKELIAKILGKTLVVDPDDRYLSAKDLRRDVQMLLELVSPISETAKQELGKIESNASEAIRKAEKEARKSRLARWCAILAVVAAMIVAVATIILFPRSEPDPLVGRWESIAVFSAPDDGLDTMDGETFYLMDDSARLAVRADRTGNVVTEQGEVLFSWRYSMEVADEGGSLTRTYVCTNIGTNDEHADAKLVVSDIDYKTKVKLEKAKTGMLEALEGHSKLCTLYISDGTTVKGAHFVEQD, from the coding sequence GTGAAGGCGCTGAGCCTCGACGGAGCAAGCGGAATCGTCTACGAAGCGCTGTCGCACGACCTCTACGGTACAAAGGCGGCCACGCCGGCACGACTGACAATCAAGGAGTGCTACCCTTTGGACGCCGCCCCCTATCTGCAAAGATCAGGCAAGCGCATACAGCTTGCGCAGAACGCTCCCATGTTCGCGAAGCTCAGCTTTGAAGAAAGCCTGGAGCGCTTCGACTGGGCAATCGCCGTACACACCAGCCTCCACCAGGGAAAAGCCAAAGAGTTCGTCAGCACGCCCATACACTATCTGAAAGAGAACGGCACGGCATACCTTGTCAGCGACGCATCCGACGGCTTCACCCTCGACAGGACCATCGGCAAAATGTCGGGTCCCGAACGAATTGCTATGCTGGCCTCCCTCTGCGATGCCGTCATAGCCGTGCATGGCTGCGGCTACTACTGCCTTGACCTCAAACCAACCAACATCATCACATTCCAAGGCGCAGCGGGGGCGCGAACAAAAGCGGTTCTTTTCGACTTCGACAGCACGCTGGCGAAAGGGACGAAGGCCGAACGCGAAACCTCCGTGCTGGGCACTAAAAACTGGTCGGGATACGAGGTGTTTCACCCGGGACGGCGCGGCATCGACATGCGCACCGACCTGTATTCGATAGGAGCCATTCTGCTCTGGATGGCCTACGGCCGGCCCCCCACCACCACCGAGGTCATCCACGCCCGCGGGTCGTGGAACGCCGACGAGGTGTTGAAGGATCCGGCGTTTTCGGACTTCGGCAGTCGCGCAAAAGAGCTGATCGCCAAGATACTCGGCAAGACCCTGGTCGTTGACCCCGACGACAGATACCTCAGCGCGAAGGATCTCAGGCGGGACGTCCAAATGCTGCTCGAGCTTGTCTCTCCCATTTCGGAAACGGCGAAGCAAGAACTCGGGAAGATAGAGAGCAATGCGAGCGAAGCGATACGCAAGGCCGAAAAAGAGGCGCGCAAGAGTCGCCTTGCACGATGGTGCGCGATTCTTGCTGTAGTCGCCGCCATGATCGTTGCGGTCGCGACGATCATCCTCTTCCCAAGGAGCGAGCCCGACCCCCTGGTCGGCCGCTGGGAATCCATCGCGGTGTTTTCCGCACCCGATGACGGATTGGACACTATGGACGGCGAGACCTTCTATCTGATGGACGACTCTGCCCGCCTTGCCGTCAGAGCTGACAGAACGGGCAATGTCGTCACAGAACAAGGGGAAGTCCTCTTCTCGTGGCGTTACTCCATGGAGGTTGCCGACGAAGGCGGCAGTCTTACGCGAACATATGTTTGTACAAACATCGGAACGAACGACGAGCATGCCGATGCAAAGCTTGTCGTATCCGACATCGACTACAAGACCAAAGTGAAGCTCGAGAAGGCGAAAACCGGCATGCTCGAGGCGCTTGAAGGCCACTCGAAGCTCTGCACCCTTTATATCAGCGACGGCACGACCGTAAAGGGCGCACACTTCGTCGAACAGGATTAA
- a CDS encoding IS1249 family transposase, with amino-acid sequence MKKTRCPACGGDMKRNGHNSSGRQRWRCKACGASTTRRYDDAAKRLEMFVEWLLSKESQSELAMPSRTFRKKTSEFWDLNPVLPVCDEIHHAACMDGLWVSRGKAVLLIARTDDHVIGCHLARSENSKDWGRLMRRIAPPDVLVCDGGGGIEKARRAWWPRTRVQRCTFHAFEQVKRCTTTRPRLQAGAELYGIAKELLRVTSQDEAAAWLASFSNWCGTWDEFLKEKTVVDGKSQYRHERLRKARRGLEKLCREGVLFTYLDEELLKNGCVSPTSNKIESNNARIRAVLRNHRGMNMGHRIKAGFWWCYMNSESPVSYRRMLEEFPTDDQVMEWRRSAAKADAEEGDVACWGTGIPWAELHMSGSKATGWF; translated from the coding sequence ATGAAGAAGACGAGATGCCCTGCGTGCGGGGGCGACATGAAACGCAACGGGCATAACAGCTCAGGGCGTCAAAGATGGCGTTGCAAGGCTTGCGGCGCATCCACCACGCGAAGATACGACGATGCGGCGAAGCGGCTTGAGATGTTCGTGGAGTGGCTGCTCTCCAAAGAATCCCAATCGGAGCTCGCGATGCCGTCCCGGACGTTCAGGAAGAAGACCTCGGAGTTCTGGGACCTCAACCCCGTCCTTCCCGTCTGCGACGAGATCCATCATGCGGCCTGCATGGACGGCCTTTGGGTATCGCGCGGCAAAGCGGTGCTGCTCATCGCCCGCACGGACGACCACGTCATCGGATGCCACCTGGCGAGATCGGAGAACTCGAAAGACTGGGGGCGCCTCATGCGGCGCATCGCCCCGCCGGACGTCCTTGTGTGCGACGGGGGCGGCGGCATCGAGAAAGCAAGGCGCGCATGGTGGCCTCGCACTCGCGTGCAGAGGTGCACCTTCCACGCCTTCGAGCAGGTCAAAAGGTGCACGACGACCAGGCCGAGGCTCCAAGCGGGGGCGGAGCTCTACGGAATCGCGAAGGAGCTTTTGCGCGTGACGAGCCAGGACGAGGCGGCGGCATGGCTTGCATCGTTTTCCAACTGGTGCGGCACATGGGATGAATTCCTGAAGGAAAAGACGGTCGTCGACGGGAAAAGCCAATACAGGCATGAGCGCTTGCGCAAGGCAAGGCGAGGGCTGGAGAAGCTGTGCCGGGAGGGCGTCTTGTTCACCTATCTCGACGAAGAGCTGCTCAAGAACGGCTGCGTCTCGCCAACATCCAACAAGATCGAAAGCAACAACGCGCGGATAAGGGCCGTGCTGAGAAACCATCGGGGCATGAACATGGGCCATCGGATCAAAGCAGGCTTTTGGTGGTGTTACATGAACTCCGAATCCCCTGTTTCTTACAGACGGATGCTCGAAGAATTCCCGACAGATGACCAGGTGATGGAATGGAGAAGGTCGGCAGCAAAGGCGGATGCCGAGGAAGGGGACGTCGCCTGCTGGGGTACGGGGATCCCATGGGCTGAACTCCATATGAGCGGCTCTAAAGCCACTGGCTGGTTCTAG
- a CDS encoding DNA/RNA non-specific endonuclease, producing the protein MPTGYHSVQYDCVPGGWLYNRCHLVAFQLAGQNDNIQNLITGTRRMNLVMKRFEDAIRTYIEGTGNHVLYRVSPDFAGDELVARGVRIEALSVEDGGAGISYDVYIPNVQDGVVIDYATGESRLDGEDAPDAAVGEVTYVLNTNTKRFHRPGCSSADEIKDKNREDSDLGRDEIVELGYAPCGVCAP; encoded by the coding sequence ATGCCGACGGGCTACCATTCGGTGCAGTACGACTGCGTGCCGGGTGGATGGCTGTACAACCGCTGCCACCTGGTGGCCTTCCAGCTGGCGGGTCAAAACGACAACATCCAAAACCTGATAACGGGCACGCGGCGGATGAACCTTGTGATGAAGCGGTTCGAGGACGCCATCAGAACCTACATCGAGGGCACGGGCAACCATGTGCTGTACCGCGTGTCGCCCGACTTCGCGGGCGACGAGCTGGTTGCGCGGGGCGTGCGCATCGAGGCATTGTCCGTCGAGGACGGCGGCGCGGGCATCTCCTACGACGTCTACATCCCCAACGTGCAGGACGGCGTCGTGATCGACTACGCGACCGGCGAGAGCCGGCTTGATGGCGAGGACGCGCCCGATGCCGCCGTGGGCGAGGTGACCTACGTGCTGAACACCAACACGAAGAGGTTCCACCGCCCGGGCTGCTCGTCGGCGGACGAGATCAAGGACAAGAACCGCGAGGACAGCGACCTCGGGCGCGACGAGATAGTGGAGCTGGGATATGCGCCTTGCGGGGTATGCGCGCCGTAG